A region of Ochrobactrum quorumnocens DNA encodes the following proteins:
- a CDS encoding SCO family protein, with amino-acid sequence MKKFLPIFIFAFIIVIVGAAGFNMLRDRNAADEPFGGSFNLVAMDGQPFTEKDLRATPSLVFFGFTHCPDVCPTTLYELDGYLKQLGPEAADIKAYFISVDPERDTQEIMKTYVSNVSDRIIGVTGTPESVAEVVKSYHIYAKKVPTEDGEYTVDHTASVFLLDKGGRFRGTIAYQENADTALQKLKNLAKGRANG; translated from the coding sequence ATGAAAAAATTCCTGCCCATCTTCATCTTCGCCTTCATCATCGTAATTGTCGGTGCGGCTGGCTTCAATATGCTGCGTGACCGCAACGCAGCCGACGAGCCTTTCGGCGGATCGTTTAATCTCGTCGCGATGGACGGACAGCCTTTTACTGAAAAAGATCTGCGCGCCACACCTTCTCTGGTTTTCTTCGGCTTCACACATTGCCCGGACGTATGCCCAACCACGCTTTACGAGCTGGACGGCTATCTGAAACAGCTTGGTCCGGAAGCCGCTGATATTAAAGCGTATTTCATCTCTGTAGATCCGGAACGCGATACGCAGGAAATCATGAAAACATACGTCAGCAACGTGTCTGACCGTATCATTGGCGTGACCGGAACGCCTGAAAGCGTCGCTGAAGTGGTGAAGTCTTACCACATCTATGCGAAGAAGGTTCCGACTGAAGATGGCGAATATACCGTGGATCACACGGCTTCCGTGTTTCTGCTCGACAAGGGCGGACGCTTCCGTGGCACTATCGCTTATCAAGAGAATGCAGATACAGCACTGCAAAAGTTGAAGAATCTGGCAAAGGGCCGCGCAAACGGTTAA
- a CDS encoding heme-degrading domain-containing protein: MPQSDDIKQIIRQEQALIFTSFNENDAFSLGQRIRDLAVKQKLPVAIDISLWDRRLFFAATAGTTVDNTEWLRRKFNVVRRFHASSYRLVLEQNRDDKMFAAHKALDVADYALAGGGFPIHVAGAGVIGTAIVSGLPQREDHNLVVRAIAEHLGQDPVALALTAV, encoded by the coding sequence ATGCCGCAGAGTGACGATATCAAGCAGATCATCCGACAGGAGCAGGCGCTGATTTTCACGTCTTTTAATGAAAACGACGCGTTTTCGTTGGGCCAGCGGATACGTGATCTGGCTGTAAAGCAGAAGCTTCCAGTCGCCATTGATATATCGCTCTGGGATCGCCGTTTGTTCTTCGCTGCGACAGCCGGAACCACGGTCGATAACACGGAATGGCTTCGCCGCAAGTTCAACGTGGTGCGTCGCTTTCATGCTTCGAGCTATCGCCTTGTTCTGGAGCAGAACCGCGACGACAAAATGTTTGCCGCACACAAGGCGCTGGATGTAGCGGATTATGCATTGGCGGGCGGAGGCTTCCCAATCCATGTTGCAGGAGCGGGCGTTATCGGAACGGCCATTGTTTCTGGTCTGCCGCAACGCGAAGATCATAACCTTGTCGTGCGGGCCATTGCCGAGCATCTGGGACAGGACCCGGTCGCGCTGGCTTTGACCGCTGTTTGA
- a CDS encoding ATP-dependent helicase: MSDFPDDMPFFGDEAPVDRTPTAGGIAARAMAARNQQRGEPDYLQGLNPEQRQAVLTTEGPVLVLAGAGTGKTRVLTTRIAHILTTGLAYPSQILAVTFTNKAAREMKERIGHLVGGAVEGMPWLGTFHSIGVKLLRRHAELVNLTSDFTILDTDDVIRLIKQLIQAEGLDDKRWPARTFANMIDGWKNKGFGPADIPEGDARSFGNGKGRELYHAYQERLRTLNACDFGDLLLHPIRIFRAHPDILREYHAKFRYILVDEYQDTNTAQYMWLRLLAQRPQSRTTAPVRAGDQSELGASENKVNLCCVGDDDQSIYGWRGAEVDNILRFDKDFPGAVVIKLERNYRSTAHILGTAAHLIAHNEGRLGKTLFTEAPNPDDPKVKIHAAWDSEEEARAVGEAIEQAQRQGHLLNNMAILVRASFQMREFEDRFVTLGLNYRVIGGPRFYERLEIRDAMAYLRVVAQPADDLALERIINTPKRGLGEAAIRQVHDYARARDISMFAAACDLVETEELKPKPRSALREVVDNFRRWQSLIDNTPHTELAENILDESGYTAMWQNDKSAEAPGRLENLKELIRSMEEYESLRGFLEHVALVMDAEKNEDMDAVNIMTLHSAKGLEFETVFLPGWEEGLFPHQRALDEGGRSGLEEERRLAYVGVTRAKRNLHIWFVSNRRIHGMWQSTIPSRFLEELPEPHVEVAEMEGNYGGYGNSGYGQSRFDKADPFQNTYSTPGWQRAQQNRTEATRNNWGSRSGSKVERIGYGETDSGFGAGRGSVKGRTIDGELVAKSVADKPSDYFVGDRVFHIKFGNGTIATIDGNKLTIDFDKAGQKRVLDSFVQRA, encoded by the coding sequence ATGTCCGATTTCCCTGATGATATGCCGTTCTTCGGCGATGAAGCACCGGTTGACCGCACACCTACGGCTGGCGGAATTGCCGCGCGAGCCATGGCAGCGCGCAACCAGCAACGCGGTGAACCCGATTATTTGCAGGGGCTAAACCCTGAACAGCGCCAGGCCGTTCTGACCACCGAAGGTCCGGTTCTGGTTCTTGCGGGTGCAGGCACTGGCAAGACGCGCGTGCTCACCACACGCATTGCGCATATTCTGACGACTGGCCTTGCCTATCCAAGCCAGATCCTTGCAGTGACCTTTACCAACAAGGCTGCGCGCGAGATGAAAGAGCGTATCGGCCATTTAGTCGGTGGCGCCGTTGAAGGAATGCCATGGCTCGGCACGTTCCACTCTATCGGTGTGAAGCTTTTGCGCCGTCATGCGGAACTGGTGAACCTCACTTCTGATTTCACCATTCTCGATACCGACGATGTGATCCGGTTGATCAAGCAGCTTATTCAGGCCGAAGGTCTGGACGATAAGCGCTGGCCGGCTCGCACTTTCGCCAACATGATCGATGGATGGAAGAACAAAGGCTTTGGCCCTGCAGATATTCCGGAAGGCGATGCGCGTTCGTTCGGCAACGGAAAAGGTCGCGAACTTTATCATGCCTATCAGGAACGCTTACGCACCCTGAACGCCTGCGATTTTGGTGATCTGTTGCTGCATCCAATCCGCATTTTCCGCGCGCATCCGGATATCCTGCGCGAATATCATGCGAAGTTCCGTTACATTCTGGTGGACGAATATCAGGACACCAACACCGCCCAATATATGTGGCTTCGCCTGCTTGCTCAGCGACCGCAATCAAGGACGACGGCACCAGTGCGAGCCGGTGATCAAAGCGAACTCGGCGCGAGCGAAAACAAAGTAAACTTGTGCTGCGTTGGTGACGACGATCAGTCGATCTATGGCTGGCGTGGTGCGGAAGTGGATAACATTCTCCGCTTCGATAAGGATTTCCCTGGCGCAGTGGTTATCAAGCTTGAGCGCAACTATCGCTCGACAGCGCATATTCTTGGCACAGCCGCTCATCTGATCGCGCACAATGAAGGACGCCTCGGTAAGACACTTTTCACCGAAGCACCAAATCCCGACGATCCGAAAGTCAAAATCCACGCCGCTTGGGATTCTGAGGAAGAAGCCCGTGCAGTTGGCGAAGCGATCGAACAGGCGCAGCGACAGGGCCATTTGCTCAACAACATGGCGATCCTCGTGCGCGCATCGTTCCAGATGCGCGAATTTGAAGATCGCTTCGTGACGCTCGGCCTCAATTACCGGGTTATCGGTGGTCCGCGTTTCTATGAACGCCTCGAAATCCGCGATGCAATGGCTTATTTGCGCGTCGTGGCCCAACCCGCAGACGATCTGGCCCTTGAGCGCATCATCAACACGCCGAAACGTGGCCTTGGTGAGGCAGCAATCCGTCAGGTGCATGACTATGCCCGTGCACGTGACATTTCGATGTTTGCTGCCGCCTGCGATCTGGTGGAAACCGAAGAACTGAAGCCCAAGCCACGCTCGGCTCTGCGCGAAGTGGTCGATAATTTCCGCCGCTGGCAGTCGCTCATCGACAATACCCCGCATACGGAACTAGCAGAAAACATTCTGGATGAGTCTGGCTACACCGCCATGTGGCAGAACGACAAATCGGCAGAAGCACCGGGACGTCTCGAGAACCTCAAGGAACTTATCCGTTCCATGGAGGAATATGAGAGCCTGCGCGGTTTCCTTGAGCATGTCGCGCTCGTCATGGATGCTGAGAAGAACGAAGATATGGATGCCGTCAACATCATGACGCTCCATTCCGCAAAGGGTCTGGAATTTGAAACCGTCTTTCTGCCCGGTTGGGAAGAAGGACTGTTTCCGCACCAGCGCGCACTGGATGAAGGCGGACGTTCAGGCCTGGAAGAAGAACGCCGTCTTGCCTATGTGGGCGTGACACGGGCCAAAAGGAACCTGCATATCTGGTTCGTTTCCAACCGTCGTATCCATGGCATGTGGCAATCGACCATTCCGTCACGCTTTCTGGAAGAGCTTCCTGAGCCGCATGTGGAAGTGGCCGAGATGGAAGGCAACTACGGTGGCTATGGCAATAGCGGTTATGGACAGTCGCGCTTCGACAAGGCCGATCCGTTCCAGAACACCTATTCAACGCCCGGCTGGCAGCGCGCGCAACAGAACCGCACGGAAGCGACGCGTAACAATTGGGGCTCACGTTCCGGTAGCAAGGTAGAACGCATCGGATATGGCGAGACGGATTCCGGCTTTGGTGCCGGTCGTGGTTCTGTCAAAGGCCGCACGATTGACGGTGAACTGGTTGCGAAATCGGTAGCCGACAAGCCGTCAGACTATTTCGTTGGCGACCGCGTGTTCCACATCAAGTTTGGCAATGGAACAATCGCAACAATCGACGGCAACAAGCTCACCATCGATTTCGACAAAGCTGGCCAAAAGCGTGTTCTCGACAGCTTCGTCCAGCGCGCATAA
- a CDS encoding DapH/DapD/GlmU-related protein — protein sequence MTQGEDLRFQNSEPRIHSTAQLKASKLGRYADIGERVILREVTVGDFTYFERNGEGIYAEIGKFCSIAANVRINALEHPMERLTTHKVSYRPNEYFRYLGVDGDFRARRQAKRVTIGNDVWIGHGAVITPDVTIGHGAVIGANAVVTKDVAPYHVVGGVPARIIRKRFDEKIIDKLLKLCWWDWPVEKLYEAVPDIQALEIEAFLEKWGD from the coding sequence ATGACGCAGGGTGAAGACCTCCGTTTCCAGAATAGCGAACCCCGTATTCATTCAACAGCACAGCTTAAAGCTTCGAAACTGGGCCGTTATGCCGACATTGGCGAGCGCGTGATCCTGCGTGAAGTGACGGTTGGCGACTTCACCTATTTTGAACGAAACGGCGAGGGGATTTACGCTGAAATCGGCAAATTTTGCTCGATTGCGGCCAATGTGCGTATCAACGCGCTTGAGCATCCAATGGAACGGCTGACGACCCACAAGGTGAGTTATCGCCCCAACGAGTATTTCCGTTATCTGGGTGTGGATGGTGATTTTCGTGCAAGGCGGCAGGCGAAGCGTGTCACAATCGGAAATGACGTGTGGATCGGCCATGGCGCAGTGATTACTCCGGACGTGACAATTGGTCATGGCGCAGTGATCGGCGCCAATGCTGTGGTGACAAAAGATGTAGCGCCTTATCATGTGGTCGGGGGCGTTCCTGCGCGTATCATCCGTAAGCGCTTTGACGAGAAAATTATCGATAAACTGCTAAAACTTTGCTGGTGGGATTGGCCGGTGGAAAAGCTCTATGAGGCAGTACCGGATATTCAGGCACTTGAAATCGAAGCATTTCTGGAGAAATGGGGCGATTAA
- a CDS encoding serine/threonine protein kinase, which yields MAQNPNIDVPAKGDRIPEFVETAVFKRDVFSETRAGYFAGEPDTRIIRRVVSAAPWWSKPLAWVLARREIRGLKTVRGIEGVPQLLYTDRDGLYRSWTEGTPLHLARPSDPKWYRTAHRILRDMRRLGVTHNDLAKPQNWLMTPEGEAAVIDFQLASVHRRRGAFYRLLAYEDFRHLIKQKRAFAADLMTPTEKRILARRSLPSRIWLATGKKVYNFVTRGIFNWSDGEGTGDRIDNEGPTIMATLKSDPRVKDVALALYSLPAKGVGLYAFVETLDADEKSLRARLKGTKLELIQPVAHLPRRADGTIRDDILRLIAMNQMTELDDLLSREPEMRGLVEALASHRLNFTDRRVTQLE from the coding sequence ATGGCTCAGAACCCAAATATTGATGTACCCGCAAAAGGTGACCGCATACCGGAGTTTGTGGAAACCGCCGTCTTTAAACGCGATGTATTTTCCGAAACTCGCGCAGGCTATTTTGCAGGCGAACCCGACACACGTATCATCCGTCGTGTGGTCAGCGCTGCACCATGGTGGTCGAAGCCGCTTGCATGGGTTCTGGCGCGGCGCGAAATCCGTGGCCTTAAGACCGTGCGCGGCATCGAAGGTGTTCCACAGCTTCTTTATACCGACCGCGATGGGCTCTATCGTTCGTGGACGGAAGGCACACCGCTGCATCTTGCGCGTCCATCCGATCCAAAATGGTATCGTACAGCACACCGTATTCTACGCGACATGCGGCGCCTTGGCGTTACACATAATGACCTTGCGAAGCCGCAAAACTGGCTTATGACGCCAGAAGGCGAAGCAGCCGTCATTGATTTCCAGCTTGCAAGCGTGCATCGTCGTCGTGGTGCGTTTTATCGCCTGCTGGCCTATGAAGATTTTCGCCATCTCATCAAGCAGAAGCGCGCCTTTGCTGCCGATCTGATGACGCCGACCGAGAAGCGCATTCTTGCACGCCGTTCGCTGCCGTCGCGTATCTGGCTGGCAACCGGCAAGAAGGTTTATAATTTCGTCACCCGCGGTATCTTCAATTGGTCAGATGGTGAAGGCACAGGCGACCGGATCGACAATGAAGGCCCAACCATCATGGCCACCCTCAAATCCGATCCGCGCGTAAAGGATGTGGCGCTGGCGCTTTATTCGCTGCCAGCGAAAGGCGTTGGCCTTTATGCATTCGTTGAAACGCTGGATGCGGACGAAAAGAGCCTGCGCGCGCGCCTCAAAGGCACCAAACTCGAACTCATCCAGCCGGTAGCACATTTACCGCGTCGGGCTGATGGTACGATCCGCGATGACATCCTTCGTCTGATCGCAATGAACCAGATGACAGAACTCGACGACCTGCTCAGTCGCGAGCCGGAAATGCGTGGTCTGGTCGAAGCTCTGGCTTCACACCGCCTCAATTTTACCGACCGCCGCGTCACGCAGCTCGAATAG
- a CDS encoding aminopeptidase P family protein, producing MAFQTFDVTTDPANGAPRVALLRTKLAEQSLDGFLVPRADEHQGEYVPLRAQRLSWLTGFTGSAGAALILKKLAYIFIDGRYELQVRNQTDGNVFSYESLVTNPPASWLAENGKGLTIGFDPWLHTIAEAAALREALESQGGKLVPVAQNLVDLIWDDQPEVPLAPVTIQPARFAGHEAEDKIKEMQKAVASTGASATVLTDPSSVAWVFNIRGKDVSNTPLPLSFAIIPAEGEPELFIDERKLAIEPRAYLTQLATLCEPSKLEGHLSARAAQGETILLDPALAAEKLRLAVEAAGGSVIHGKDPARLPRAIKNKAELDGSRSAHERDGVAMVSFLSWLDGKTPGTVDEIAAAQQLEASRDKAGRDFQMPLEELSFDSISGAGPDGAIIHYRVNTDTNRKLEDGELYLIDSGAQYRDGTTDITRTVAIGTIKPETIRSFTLVLKGMIAITTARFPKGTRGQDIDVLARIALWKQGFDYAHGTGHGVGSYLSVHEGPQSISKKGAHELLPGMILSNEPGYYKPGVYGIRIENLIIVKEAEVPAGGDLPMMSFETLTFCPIDRRLIDKTLLTQEELDWLNAYHARVREKLIGHLDGAQAKWLETATAAL from the coding sequence ATGGCTTTTCAGACTTTTGATGTAACCACCGATCCGGCCAATGGTGCGCCGCGTGTAGCTTTGCTACGCACGAAGCTGGCCGAGCAAAGCCTTGATGGCTTTCTCGTTCCGCGCGCCGATGAACATCAGGGCGAATATGTACCGCTACGCGCCCAGCGCCTTAGCTGGCTCACAGGCTTTACGGGCTCGGCAGGTGCAGCACTGATCCTGAAAAAACTCGCCTACATTTTCATCGACGGACGTTATGAATTGCAGGTTCGCAATCAGACTGATGGCAATGTATTTTCCTATGAAAGCCTCGTCACCAATCCGCCTGCAAGCTGGCTCGCAGAAAACGGCAAAGGCCTGACGATTGGCTTTGATCCGTGGTTGCACACGATTGCGGAAGCGGCAGCATTGCGCGAAGCTCTGGAAAGCCAAGGCGGCAAGCTCGTACCAGTCGCCCAAAATCTGGTTGATCTCATCTGGGATGATCAGCCGGAAGTGCCTCTTGCGCCGGTCACTATTCAGCCTGCCCGCTTTGCTGGCCATGAAGCAGAAGACAAGATCAAGGAGATGCAGAAGGCCGTGGCAAGCACGGGCGCAAGCGCGACCGTGCTGACCGACCCGTCATCCGTCGCATGGGTGTTTAACATTCGCGGAAAAGACGTCTCCAATACACCCCTTCCATTGAGTTTTGCGATCATCCCGGCAGAAGGTGAGCCTGAATTGTTCATTGACGAGCGAAAGCTTGCCATCGAACCTCGCGCCTATCTCACGCAGCTCGCCACACTTTGCGAACCGTCCAAGCTTGAAGGCCACCTGAGCGCGCGGGCAGCACAAGGCGAAACCATCCTGCTTGATCCGGCATTAGCTGCAGAAAAGTTGCGCCTTGCAGTTGAAGCCGCTGGTGGTAGCGTGATCCACGGCAAGGACCCCGCCCGCCTGCCCCGCGCAATTAAGAACAAGGCTGAACTCGACGGCTCCCGCTCCGCCCACGAGCGTGATGGCGTGGCCATGGTCAGTTTCCTGTCCTGGCTTGACGGTAAGACACCTGGCACAGTTGATGAAATCGCGGCCGCGCAGCAACTGGAAGCAAGCCGCGACAAGGCTGGTCGCGATTTCCAGATGCCGCTCGAAGAGCTTTCCTTCGATTCGATTTCCGGAGCAGGCCCAGACGGCGCAATTATCCATTATCGCGTCAACACCGATACCAATCGCAAACTCGAAGATGGTGAGCTTTATCTGATCGATTCTGGTGCACAATATCGCGACGGCACAACCGACATCACCCGCACGGTTGCAATCGGCACTATCAAACCTGAAACGATCCGTTCTTTCACGCTTGTTCTCAAAGGCATGATTGCGATCACTACCGCACGTTTCCCGAAAGGCACGCGCGGACAGGACATCGACGTGCTGGCGCGAATTGCACTTTGGAAACAAGGCTTTGATTATGCGCACGGCACCGGTCACGGCGTCGGTAGCTACCTCTCGGTCCATGAAGGCCCACAGAGCATTTCCAAGAAAGGCGCACACGAGCTTCTGCCCGGCATGATCCTTTCCAACGAACCGGGCTACTACAAGCCGGGCGTTTACGGTATCCGCATCGAAAACCTGATCATCGTGAAAGAAGCGGAAGTGCCAGCAGGCGGTGATCTGCCGATGATGAGCTTTGAAACGCTCACCTTCTGCCCCATCGACCGCCGCCTGATCGACAAAACACTACTCACACAGGAAGAGCTTGACTGGTTGAACGCCTATCATGCAAGGGTGCGTGAGAAGCTTATCGGTCATCTCGATGGCGCGCAGGCCAAGTGGCTAGAGACGGCAACGGCTGCTCTTTAA
- a CDS encoding 50S ribosomal protein L11 methyltransferase — MPQSRLFFSVDKTEAERIYDILERAFEDDGFPIAITEIDEDRQISEVSVYTEDGAEELAARIDALVGAGKFETEELPDIDWVTHSLEGLKPVRAGRFFVHGSHDRDKLQPNEIPILIDAGLAFGTGHHGTTSGCLEMIEEVVEREHPTNALDLGTGSAVLAIAIAKLAPIPVLATDIDPIAVTVAAENTVLNDVSEHVITATAEGFDHPIFRSYTPFDLIVANILANPLVELAPSLKSHLAPSGSIILSGILVSQHDMVLAAYQAQGLTHEKTFHREGWVTIHLK; from the coding sequence ATGCCCCAATCACGCCTCTTCTTCTCAGTGGACAAGACGGAAGCAGAACGAATCTATGACATCCTCGAACGCGCGTTCGAGGATGACGGCTTTCCGATCGCGATTACCGAAATCGATGAAGACCGTCAGATTTCTGAAGTTTCCGTCTATACCGAGGACGGGGCTGAAGAGCTTGCAGCACGTATCGACGCCCTGGTCGGCGCGGGCAAGTTTGAAACTGAAGAGCTGCCAGACATTGATTGGGTTACACATTCGCTCGAAGGTCTGAAGCCTGTTCGTGCGGGCCGTTTCTTCGTGCATGGTTCGCATGATCGCGACAAGCTGCAGCCAAACGAAATCCCGATTTTGATCGATGCCGGACTTGCTTTTGGTACTGGCCATCATGGCACCACATCCGGCTGCCTTGAAATGATTGAGGAAGTGGTGGAGCGCGAGCATCCAACCAATGCGCTTGATCTTGGAACGGGAAGCGCAGTGCTAGCAATCGCTATAGCCAAGCTTGCACCGATCCCGGTTCTCGCTACAGATATCGACCCGATTGCAGTCACCGTTGCAGCCGAAAACACCGTTCTCAATGATGTGAGTGAACACGTCATCACAGCGACGGCAGAAGGCTTTGACCATCCGATCTTCCGCTCTTACACACCGTTTGATCTGATCGTCGCCAATATTCTTGCCAATCCTTTGGTGGAACTAGCACCATCACTCAAGTCACATCTGGCACCAAGCGGCTCGATCATCCTTTCGGGCATCCTCGTCAGCCAGCATGATATGGTGCTTGCAGCCTATCAGGCGCAGGGTCTTACCCACGAAAAAACCTTTCATCGCGAAGGCTGGGTCACAATCCACCTCAAATAA
- a CDS encoding FAD-binding oxidoreductase, whose amino-acid sequence MSLQNVVALQRNEEGIAAAVAILKQRFGERAQTGQAIREQHGHTTTYVPTQAPDIVIFAQTTQDVQDVVHICAEHKVPVIAFGAGSSLEGQVNAPAGGVSIDLTGMNRVLAVHAEDLDCVIEPGITRRELNEYLRDTGLFFPIDPGANATLGGMASTRASGTNAVRYGTMRENVMALKAVMPDGRLIETSKRVKKTAAGYDLTRLLIGSEGTLGIITELTLKLQGIPQAVSGGICPFPDVESACRAVIETIQMGIPVARIELVNKLQMEALILHSKLPYEAQPYLFVEFHGTETGVAEQAEIFGEIAAENGGGEFRWTNDPEERDRLWRARHDAYLASFLLRPGAKGVSTDVCVPISRLADCIAETEKDLAESGLIAPVVGHVGDGNFHLLLLLDTDDAAEMARAEEFMDRLVKRALAMEGTCTGEHGIGQGKMKYLPMELGEATDYMRMIKKSLDPDNIMNPGKILIP is encoded by the coding sequence ATGTCGCTTCAGAATGTGGTTGCCCTTCAGCGAAATGAGGAGGGCATTGCAGCCGCTGTTGCTATCCTGAAACAACGTTTTGGTGAACGCGCCCAGACCGGGCAGGCAATCCGCGAGCAGCATGGCCACACGACGACATATGTGCCGACGCAGGCACCCGACATCGTCATTTTCGCACAGACAACACAAGACGTGCAGGATGTCGTTCACATCTGCGCCGAGCATAAGGTGCCGGTGATCGCATTTGGTGCCGGTTCCTCGCTTGAGGGCCAGGTAAATGCACCTGCCGGTGGCGTGTCGATCGATTTGACTGGGATGAATCGTGTTCTGGCGGTTCATGCAGAAGACCTCGATTGTGTGATAGAGCCGGGCATTACGCGACGCGAGTTGAATGAATATCTGCGCGATACAGGGCTTTTCTTCCCCATTGATCCGGGTGCGAATGCAACGCTTGGCGGCATGGCTTCTACACGCGCTTCCGGTACAAATGCGGTTCGCTATGGCACCATGCGCGAAAACGTAATGGCGCTCAAAGCTGTCATGCCGGATGGTCGCCTGATCGAAACATCGAAGCGCGTGAAGAAGACCGCAGCGGGTTACGATCTCACCAGACTTTTGATTGGCTCGGAAGGTACGCTCGGCATTATCACCGAGCTTACTTTGAAACTGCAGGGCATCCCGCAGGCAGTATCGGGCGGCATCTGTCCATTCCCCGATGTTGAATCGGCCTGCCGTGCAGTGATCGAAACCATTCAGATGGGTATTCCGGTGGCACGCATTGAGCTGGTCAACAAGCTTCAGATGGAAGCGTTGATCCTGCATTCCAAACTGCCTTATGAAGCACAACCCTATTTGTTCGTAGAGTTTCACGGCACGGAAACCGGCGTTGCTGAGCAGGCGGAAATTTTTGGTGAAATTGCTGCCGAAAATGGCGGAGGTGAATTTCGCTGGACCAATGATCCTGAAGAGCGCGACCGGCTATGGCGTGCGCGGCATGATGCCTATCTGGCCTCCTTCCTTCTGCGTCCGGGTGCCAAGGGTGTCTCGACGGATGTTTGCGTACCGATTTCGCGCCTTGCCGATTGCATCGCAGAGACCGAAAAAGACTTGGCTGAAAGCGGACTGATCGCCCCGGTGGTCGGCCATGTCGGCGACGGTAATTTCCATCTTCTTCTGCTACTCGATACGGATGACGCAGCGGAAATGGCGCGGGCGGAAGAGTTCATGGATCGACTGGTCAAGCGCGCTCTGGCTATGGAAGGCACTTGCACGGGCGAGCACGGTATCGGCCAGGGCAAGATGAAATACCTCCCCATGGAGCTTGGCGAGGCGACTGATTACATGCGCATGATCAAGAAATCGCTTGATCCGGACAATATTATGAACCCCGGCAAGATTCTTATTCCGTGA
- a CDS encoding AzlD family protein, producing MSTTIWIILAGAVCTYLTRVGGHLILSRFERVHYRVEAALNAVPAAVLTAIVAAPASDHGWRELLVLVFCVLLSLRVGMMTMFFTGAALLIALRHFFPA from the coding sequence ATGTCAACGACGATCTGGATCATTCTTGCAGGTGCGGTCTGCACCTATCTCACCCGCGTCGGCGGACACCTGATTTTATCGCGATTTGAGCGTGTGCATTATCGCGTCGAAGCGGCATTGAATGCAGTGCCTGCTGCAGTTTTGACGGCAATCGTTGCAGCACCTGCATCGGATCATGGTTGGCGCGAACTGCTCGTGCTCGTCTTCTGCGTTTTGCTGTCATTGCGCGTTGGCATGATGACGATGTTTTTTACGGGCGCAGCGCTGTTGATCGCGCTACGCCACTTCTTTCCGGCCTAA
- a CDS encoding CreA family protein codes for MSKLSKLAGFLVAPMLLLGASAAVSAEEVGQVGVDWLGNDIVVDAVQDPKVQGVTCYLASFSRGMIDRLQKGNWFENPSNASISCEQSGPITIGDIKLGKGGERVFSERTSLIWKKLVITRIYDQKNNTLLYLAHATQVQDGSAKTSLSTVPLFKGDVTWEQGKPE; via the coding sequence ATGTCCAAATTGAGTAAGCTTGCCGGATTCCTAGTTGCACCGATGTTACTGCTCGGTGCCTCAGCAGCTGTTTCTGCCGAGGAGGTTGGCCAGGTTGGTGTTGACTGGCTTGGTAATGACATTGTGGTAGATGCCGTGCAGGACCCGAAAGTGCAGGGCGTAACCTGTTATCTCGCATCGTTCTCACGCGGGATGATCGACCGATTGCAAAAAGGCAACTGGTTTGAAAATCCTTCGAACGCCTCCATTTCCTGCGAGCAATCCGGCCCGATTACCATTGGCGACATCAAGCTCGGCAAGGGTGGCGAGCGGGTCTTTTCAGAGCGTACGAGCCTGATCTGGAAGAAGCTGGTCATCACGCGCATCTACGATCAGAAAAACAATACGTTGCTGTATCTCGCACACGCTACGCAGGTGCAGGACGGATCGGCCAAGACATCGCTCTCAACCGTTCCGCTTTTCAAGGGTGATGTAACTTGGGAACAAGGAAAGCCGGAGTAG